In Vigna unguiculata cultivar IT97K-499-35 chromosome 3, ASM411807v1, whole genome shotgun sequence, a single genomic region encodes these proteins:
- the LOC114176139 gene encoding nucleolin 1-like isoform X1 has translation MEDESNPTLHVDTTVFPLPQKGRRDDGDEQENQGSPKRQKRDAVAKELKNGFQENINIYEGDNSVERYEETQEKMMEVLMDTTSDAQECDSENVQHDSSSYSSDDNSHDDNNSDFIDEPHMTTNMDTTSDAQECDSENVQNDSSRDSSDDNNHDDNNSDFIDEPHMATNPVKSSENSEEEIEENASKTPQVNPEMLTTLKERSVGSKTIYTKNLSYSVERADLEELFKDCGEIVDIRLHLDEEGRFRGFGHVEFATEEAVLKALKLNNTELLRCRMRIGVARERRKYTPNRSNRYQGTEGRCSKISEDCEQETEEKDSNAVQTIPKVQATWKEQKATSKTICARNLSYSVEREDMEILFKECGEIVDIRLQRDREGRSRGFGHVQFATTEAAQKALELDNTKWFGRCIGVGIAQEKNEYAPNRSFSNWSNSFNKSERIEPIKRIWSSESREEDIEGKALKDPWKNSRLLATMKEENASSIYVRNLSYKAEQADVENFFKECGEIVDVRLHRDNEGRLKGYGHVTFATAEAALKALELDKTELLRRCIGVQIARGKGERTWNRSNSFQKHERFQPMKDTEHSEDCKEEIEKKARESPHESPKTLATLKEQNAAPKTIFVGNLSHEVEQADVENLFKECGGIAYLHPHTDHEGRPKGFVHIEFSTAEAAQKALELNHTELFGRTITVELAREKSHSYSRSNWSNSFQKGERIQSLTVYVKGFDTSLEEEEIKASLEEHFGSCGEMTRITVPKFYDSGAFKGFAILEFKDVDSAKRALNLDQTEIGGHTLLVEKARPRRDGNGSKNGVGWGESSGGGWHSGGGWHSLFFS, from the exons ATGGAGGATGAATCTAATCCCACACTCCAT GTTGATACTACTGTATTTCCATTACcccaaaaag GCAGGAGGGACGATGGAGATGAGCAAGAGAATCAAGGAAGTCCAAAAAGGCAGAAGAGAGATGCGGTTGCTAAGGAGCTCAAGAATGGG TTTCAGGAGAATATCAATATCTATGAGGGTGATAACTCTGTAGAAAGATATGAAGAAACACAAGAGAAAATGATGGAAGTTTTG ATGGACACAACATCAGATGCTCAAGAATGTGACTCAGAAAATGTTCAACATGATTCTTCTAGTTATAGTTCAGATGACAACAGCCATGATGACAATAACTCTGATTTTATTGACGAGCCACATATGACTACAAAT ATGGACACCACATCAGATGCTCAAGAATGTGACTCAGAAAATGTTCAAAATGATTCTTCTAGAGATAGTTCAGATGACAACAACCATGATGACAATAACTCTGATTTTATTGATGAGCCACATATGGCTACAAAT CCTGTGAAAAGTTCAGAGAACAGTGAGGAAGAAATTGAGGAAAATGCCTCTAAAACTCCACAAGTAAAT CCTGAAATGCTAACTACTTTGAAAGAACGAAGTGTTGGATCAAAGACAATATATACTAAAAACTTATCATATAGTGTGGAACGTGCTGATct ggaAGAACTTTTCAAAGATTGTGGAGAAATTGTTGATATTCGTCTACATCTGGATGAGGAAGGGAGGTTTAGAGGCTTTGGTCATGTTGAGTTTGCGACAGAAGAAGCAGTGCTAAAA GCACTTAAGTTAAATAATACAGAATTGTTGAGATGTCGCATGAGAATTGGTGTAGCTCGAGAAAGGCGAAAATATACTCCCAACAGAAG cAACAGATATCAAGGTACTGAAGGGAGATGTTCAAAGATTTCAGAAGATTGTGAGCAAGAAACTGAGGAAAAAGACTCCAACGCTGTTCAGACAATT CCAAAAGTTCAAGCTACTTGGAAAGAACAAAAAGCTACATCGAAGACAATATGTGCTAGAAATTTGTCTTATAGTGTGGAAAGGGAAGATat GGAAATTCTTTTCAAAGAGTGTGGAGAAATTGTTGATATTCGTCTACAAAGAGATCGTGAAGGGAGGTCTAGAGGCTTTGGGCATGTTCAGTTTGCAACTACAGAAGCTGCACAAAAG GCTCTTGAGTTGGATAATACAAAATGGTTTGGACGATGCATTGGTGTTGGTATAGCTCAGGAAAAGAATGAATATGCCCCCAATAGGAG TTTTAGCAACTGGAGCAATTCATTCAATAAGTCCGAAAGAATCGAGCCCATCAAAAGGATATGGAGTTCAGAGTCCCGTGAGGAAGATATTGAGGGGAAAGCCTTAAAAGATCCTTGGAAAAAT TCTAGATTGTTGGCTActatgaaagaagaaaatgctTCATCAATATATGTCAGAAACTTGTCATACAAAGCGGAACAGGCTGATGT AGAAAATTTTTTCAAAGAGTGTGGAGAAATCGTTGATGTTCGGCTACATAGAGATAATGAGGGGAGGTTAAAAGGCTATGGACATGTTACGTTTGCAACCGCAGAAGCTGCACTAAAA GCTCTTGAGTTGGATAAAACAGAGTTGTTGAGACGTTGCATTGGAGTTCAAATAGCTCGAGGAAAGGGTGAACGTACCTGGAATAGAAG CAACTCATTCCAAAAGCATGAAAGATTTCAGCCCATGAAGGATACAGAGCATTCAGAGGACTGTAAGgaagaaattgagaaaaaagcCCGCGAAAGTCCTCATGAAAGT CCTAAAACGCTAGCTACTCTAAAAGAACAAAATGCTGCACCAAAGACGATATTTGTTGGAAACTTGTCACATGAAGTGGAACAGGCTGATgt GGAAAATCTTTTCAAAGAATGTGGAGGAATTGCTTATCTTCATCCACATACAGATCATGAAGGGAGGCCTAAAGGCTTTGTACATATTGAGTTTTCAACGGCTGAAGCAGCACAAAAG GCTCTTGAGTTGAATCACACAGAATTGTTTGGACGTACCATCACAGTTGAATTAGCTCGAGAAAAAAGTCATAGCTACAGTAGAAG CAACTGGAGCAACTCATTCCAGAAGGGTGAAAGAATTCAATCTCTAACTGTATATGTCAAGGGATTTGATACTTCCCTCGAGGAAGAAgag ATCAAAGCTAGCCTGGAAGAGCATTTTGGTTCCTGTGGAGAGATGACGAGGATAACAGTTCCGAAATTTTATGATTCTGGTGCATTTAAGGG GTTTGCTATCCTAGAATTCAAGGATGTTGACAGTGCGAAGAGAGCTCTAAATCTTGATCAAACTGAGATCGGAGGTCATACCTTGTTAGTTGAGAAAGCAAGGCCTCGACGTGATGGAAATGGCTCTAAAAATGGTGTTGGTTGGGGAGAAAGCAGTGGTGGTGGATGGCATTCTGGTGGTGGCTGgcattctttatttttctcatgA
- the LOC114176139 gene encoding nucleolin 1-like isoform X2: MEDESNPTLHVDTTVFPLPQKGRRDDGDEQENQGSPKRQKRDAVAKELKNGFQENINIYEGDNSVERYEETQEKMMEVLMDTTSDAQECDSENVQHDSSSYSSDDNSHDDNNSDFIDEPHMTTNMDTTSDAQECDSENVQNDSSRDSSDDNNHDDNNSDFIDEPHMATNPVKSSENSEEEIEENASKTPQVNPEMLTTLKERSVGSKTIYTKNLSYSVERADLEELFKDCGEIVDIRLHLDEEGRFRGFGHVEFATEEAVLKALKLNNTELLRCRMRIGVARERRKYTPNRRYQGTEGRCSKISEDCEQETEEKDSNAVQTIPKVQATWKEQKATSKTICARNLSYSVEREDMEILFKECGEIVDIRLQRDREGRSRGFGHVQFATTEAAQKALELDNTKWFGRCIGVGIAQEKNEYAPNRSFSNWSNSFNKSERIEPIKRIWSSESREEDIEGKALKDPWKNSRLLATMKEENASSIYVRNLSYKAEQADVENFFKECGEIVDVRLHRDNEGRLKGYGHVTFATAEAALKALELDKTELLRRCIGVQIARGKGERTWNRSNSFQKHERFQPMKDTEHSEDCKEEIEKKARESPHESPKTLATLKEQNAAPKTIFVGNLSHEVEQADVENLFKECGGIAYLHPHTDHEGRPKGFVHIEFSTAEAAQKALELNHTELFGRTITVELAREKSHSYSRSNWSNSFQKGERIQSLTVYVKGFDTSLEEEEIKASLEEHFGSCGEMTRITVPKFYDSGAFKGFAILEFKDVDSAKRALNLDQTEIGGHTLLVEKARPRRDGNGSKNGVGWGESSGGGWHSGGGWHSLFFS, from the exons ATGGAGGATGAATCTAATCCCACACTCCAT GTTGATACTACTGTATTTCCATTACcccaaaaag GCAGGAGGGACGATGGAGATGAGCAAGAGAATCAAGGAAGTCCAAAAAGGCAGAAGAGAGATGCGGTTGCTAAGGAGCTCAAGAATGGG TTTCAGGAGAATATCAATATCTATGAGGGTGATAACTCTGTAGAAAGATATGAAGAAACACAAGAGAAAATGATGGAAGTTTTG ATGGACACAACATCAGATGCTCAAGAATGTGACTCAGAAAATGTTCAACATGATTCTTCTAGTTATAGTTCAGATGACAACAGCCATGATGACAATAACTCTGATTTTATTGACGAGCCACATATGACTACAAAT ATGGACACCACATCAGATGCTCAAGAATGTGACTCAGAAAATGTTCAAAATGATTCTTCTAGAGATAGTTCAGATGACAACAACCATGATGACAATAACTCTGATTTTATTGATGAGCCACATATGGCTACAAAT CCTGTGAAAAGTTCAGAGAACAGTGAGGAAGAAATTGAGGAAAATGCCTCTAAAACTCCACAAGTAAAT CCTGAAATGCTAACTACTTTGAAAGAACGAAGTGTTGGATCAAAGACAATATATACTAAAAACTTATCATATAGTGTGGAACGTGCTGATct ggaAGAACTTTTCAAAGATTGTGGAGAAATTGTTGATATTCGTCTACATCTGGATGAGGAAGGGAGGTTTAGAGGCTTTGGTCATGTTGAGTTTGCGACAGAAGAAGCAGTGCTAAAA GCACTTAAGTTAAATAATACAGAATTGTTGAGATGTCGCATGAGAATTGGTGTAGCTCGAGAAAGGCGAAAATATACTCCCAACAGAAG ATATCAAGGTACTGAAGGGAGATGTTCAAAGATTTCAGAAGATTGTGAGCAAGAAACTGAGGAAAAAGACTCCAACGCTGTTCAGACAATT CCAAAAGTTCAAGCTACTTGGAAAGAACAAAAAGCTACATCGAAGACAATATGTGCTAGAAATTTGTCTTATAGTGTGGAAAGGGAAGATat GGAAATTCTTTTCAAAGAGTGTGGAGAAATTGTTGATATTCGTCTACAAAGAGATCGTGAAGGGAGGTCTAGAGGCTTTGGGCATGTTCAGTTTGCAACTACAGAAGCTGCACAAAAG GCTCTTGAGTTGGATAATACAAAATGGTTTGGACGATGCATTGGTGTTGGTATAGCTCAGGAAAAGAATGAATATGCCCCCAATAGGAG TTTTAGCAACTGGAGCAATTCATTCAATAAGTCCGAAAGAATCGAGCCCATCAAAAGGATATGGAGTTCAGAGTCCCGTGAGGAAGATATTGAGGGGAAAGCCTTAAAAGATCCTTGGAAAAAT TCTAGATTGTTGGCTActatgaaagaagaaaatgctTCATCAATATATGTCAGAAACTTGTCATACAAAGCGGAACAGGCTGATGT AGAAAATTTTTTCAAAGAGTGTGGAGAAATCGTTGATGTTCGGCTACATAGAGATAATGAGGGGAGGTTAAAAGGCTATGGACATGTTACGTTTGCAACCGCAGAAGCTGCACTAAAA GCTCTTGAGTTGGATAAAACAGAGTTGTTGAGACGTTGCATTGGAGTTCAAATAGCTCGAGGAAAGGGTGAACGTACCTGGAATAGAAG CAACTCATTCCAAAAGCATGAAAGATTTCAGCCCATGAAGGATACAGAGCATTCAGAGGACTGTAAGgaagaaattgagaaaaaagcCCGCGAAAGTCCTCATGAAAGT CCTAAAACGCTAGCTACTCTAAAAGAACAAAATGCTGCACCAAAGACGATATTTGTTGGAAACTTGTCACATGAAGTGGAACAGGCTGATgt GGAAAATCTTTTCAAAGAATGTGGAGGAATTGCTTATCTTCATCCACATACAGATCATGAAGGGAGGCCTAAAGGCTTTGTACATATTGAGTTTTCAACGGCTGAAGCAGCACAAAAG GCTCTTGAGTTGAATCACACAGAATTGTTTGGACGTACCATCACAGTTGAATTAGCTCGAGAAAAAAGTCATAGCTACAGTAGAAG CAACTGGAGCAACTCATTCCAGAAGGGTGAAAGAATTCAATCTCTAACTGTATATGTCAAGGGATTTGATACTTCCCTCGAGGAAGAAgag ATCAAAGCTAGCCTGGAAGAGCATTTTGGTTCCTGTGGAGAGATGACGAGGATAACAGTTCCGAAATTTTATGATTCTGGTGCATTTAAGGG GTTTGCTATCCTAGAATTCAAGGATGTTGACAGTGCGAAGAGAGCTCTAAATCTTGATCAAACTGAGATCGGAGGTCATACCTTGTTAGTTGAGAAAGCAAGGCCTCGACGTGATGGAAATGGCTCTAAAAATGGTGTTGGTTGGGGAGAAAGCAGTGGTGGTGGATGGCATTCTGGTGGTGGCTGgcattctttatttttctcatgA
- the LOC114176139 gene encoding nucleolin 1-like isoform X3: protein MEDESNPTLHVDTTVFPLPQKGRRDDGDEQENQGSPKRQKRDAVAKELKNGFQENINIYEGDNSVERYEETQEKMMEVLMDTTSDAQECDSENVQHDSSSYSSDDNSHDDNNSDFIDEPHMTTNMDTTSDAQECDSENVQNDSSRDSSDDNNHDDNNSDFIDEPHMATNPVKSSENSEEEIEENASKTPQPEMLTTLKERSVGSKTIYTKNLSYSVERADLEELFKDCGEIVDIRLHLDEEGRFRGFGHVEFATEEAVLKALKLNNTELLRCRMRIGVARERRKYTPNRSNRYQGTEGRCSKISEDCEQETEEKDSNAVQTIPKVQATWKEQKATSKTICARNLSYSVEREDMEILFKECGEIVDIRLQRDREGRSRGFGHVQFATTEAAQKALELDNTKWFGRCIGVGIAQEKNEYAPNRSFSNWSNSFNKSERIEPIKRIWSSESREEDIEGKALKDPWKNSRLLATMKEENASSIYVRNLSYKAEQADVENFFKECGEIVDVRLHRDNEGRLKGYGHVTFATAEAALKALELDKTELLRRCIGVQIARGKGERTWNRSNSFQKHERFQPMKDTEHSEDCKEEIEKKARESPHESPKTLATLKEQNAAPKTIFVGNLSHEVEQADVENLFKECGGIAYLHPHTDHEGRPKGFVHIEFSTAEAAQKALELNHTELFGRTITVELAREKSHSYSRSNWSNSFQKGERIQSLTVYVKGFDTSLEEEEIKASLEEHFGSCGEMTRITVPKFYDSGAFKGFAILEFKDVDSAKRALNLDQTEIGGHTLLVEKARPRRDGNGSKNGVGWGESSGGGWHSGGGWHSLFFS, encoded by the exons ATGGAGGATGAATCTAATCCCACACTCCAT GTTGATACTACTGTATTTCCATTACcccaaaaag GCAGGAGGGACGATGGAGATGAGCAAGAGAATCAAGGAAGTCCAAAAAGGCAGAAGAGAGATGCGGTTGCTAAGGAGCTCAAGAATGGG TTTCAGGAGAATATCAATATCTATGAGGGTGATAACTCTGTAGAAAGATATGAAGAAACACAAGAGAAAATGATGGAAGTTTTG ATGGACACAACATCAGATGCTCAAGAATGTGACTCAGAAAATGTTCAACATGATTCTTCTAGTTATAGTTCAGATGACAACAGCCATGATGACAATAACTCTGATTTTATTGACGAGCCACATATGACTACAAAT ATGGACACCACATCAGATGCTCAAGAATGTGACTCAGAAAATGTTCAAAATGATTCTTCTAGAGATAGTTCAGATGACAACAACCATGATGACAATAACTCTGATTTTATTGATGAGCCACATATGGCTACAAAT CCTGTGAAAAGTTCAGAGAACAGTGAGGAAGAAATTGAGGAAAATGCCTCTAAAACTCCACAA CCTGAAATGCTAACTACTTTGAAAGAACGAAGTGTTGGATCAAAGACAATATATACTAAAAACTTATCATATAGTGTGGAACGTGCTGATct ggaAGAACTTTTCAAAGATTGTGGAGAAATTGTTGATATTCGTCTACATCTGGATGAGGAAGGGAGGTTTAGAGGCTTTGGTCATGTTGAGTTTGCGACAGAAGAAGCAGTGCTAAAA GCACTTAAGTTAAATAATACAGAATTGTTGAGATGTCGCATGAGAATTGGTGTAGCTCGAGAAAGGCGAAAATATACTCCCAACAGAAG cAACAGATATCAAGGTACTGAAGGGAGATGTTCAAAGATTTCAGAAGATTGTGAGCAAGAAACTGAGGAAAAAGACTCCAACGCTGTTCAGACAATT CCAAAAGTTCAAGCTACTTGGAAAGAACAAAAAGCTACATCGAAGACAATATGTGCTAGAAATTTGTCTTATAGTGTGGAAAGGGAAGATat GGAAATTCTTTTCAAAGAGTGTGGAGAAATTGTTGATATTCGTCTACAAAGAGATCGTGAAGGGAGGTCTAGAGGCTTTGGGCATGTTCAGTTTGCAACTACAGAAGCTGCACAAAAG GCTCTTGAGTTGGATAATACAAAATGGTTTGGACGATGCATTGGTGTTGGTATAGCTCAGGAAAAGAATGAATATGCCCCCAATAGGAG TTTTAGCAACTGGAGCAATTCATTCAATAAGTCCGAAAGAATCGAGCCCATCAAAAGGATATGGAGTTCAGAGTCCCGTGAGGAAGATATTGAGGGGAAAGCCTTAAAAGATCCTTGGAAAAAT TCTAGATTGTTGGCTActatgaaagaagaaaatgctTCATCAATATATGTCAGAAACTTGTCATACAAAGCGGAACAGGCTGATGT AGAAAATTTTTTCAAAGAGTGTGGAGAAATCGTTGATGTTCGGCTACATAGAGATAATGAGGGGAGGTTAAAAGGCTATGGACATGTTACGTTTGCAACCGCAGAAGCTGCACTAAAA GCTCTTGAGTTGGATAAAACAGAGTTGTTGAGACGTTGCATTGGAGTTCAAATAGCTCGAGGAAAGGGTGAACGTACCTGGAATAGAAG CAACTCATTCCAAAAGCATGAAAGATTTCAGCCCATGAAGGATACAGAGCATTCAGAGGACTGTAAGgaagaaattgagaaaaaagcCCGCGAAAGTCCTCATGAAAGT CCTAAAACGCTAGCTACTCTAAAAGAACAAAATGCTGCACCAAAGACGATATTTGTTGGAAACTTGTCACATGAAGTGGAACAGGCTGATgt GGAAAATCTTTTCAAAGAATGTGGAGGAATTGCTTATCTTCATCCACATACAGATCATGAAGGGAGGCCTAAAGGCTTTGTACATATTGAGTTTTCAACGGCTGAAGCAGCACAAAAG GCTCTTGAGTTGAATCACACAGAATTGTTTGGACGTACCATCACAGTTGAATTAGCTCGAGAAAAAAGTCATAGCTACAGTAGAAG CAACTGGAGCAACTCATTCCAGAAGGGTGAAAGAATTCAATCTCTAACTGTATATGTCAAGGGATTTGATACTTCCCTCGAGGAAGAAgag ATCAAAGCTAGCCTGGAAGAGCATTTTGGTTCCTGTGGAGAGATGACGAGGATAACAGTTCCGAAATTTTATGATTCTGGTGCATTTAAGGG GTTTGCTATCCTAGAATTCAAGGATGTTGACAGTGCGAAGAGAGCTCTAAATCTTGATCAAACTGAGATCGGAGGTCATACCTTGTTAGTTGAGAAAGCAAGGCCTCGACGTGATGGAAATGGCTCTAAAAATGGTGTTGGTTGGGGAGAAAGCAGTGGTGGTGGATGGCATTCTGGTGGTGGCTGgcattctttatttttctcatgA
- the LOC114176139 gene encoding nucleolin 1-like isoform X4, which produces MEDESNPTLHVDTTVFPLPQKGRRDDGDEQENQGSPKRQKRDAVAKELKNGMDTTSDAQECDSENVQHDSSSYSSDDNSHDDNNSDFIDEPHMTTNMDTTSDAQECDSENVQNDSSRDSSDDNNHDDNNSDFIDEPHMATNPVKSSENSEEEIEENASKTPQVNPEMLTTLKERSVGSKTIYTKNLSYSVERADLEELFKDCGEIVDIRLHLDEEGRFRGFGHVEFATEEAVLKALKLNNTELLRCRMRIGVARERRKYTPNRSNRYQGTEGRCSKISEDCEQETEEKDSNAVQTIPKVQATWKEQKATSKTICARNLSYSVEREDMEILFKECGEIVDIRLQRDREGRSRGFGHVQFATTEAAQKALELDNTKWFGRCIGVGIAQEKNEYAPNRSFSNWSNSFNKSERIEPIKRIWSSESREEDIEGKALKDPWKNSRLLATMKEENASSIYVRNLSYKAEQADVENFFKECGEIVDVRLHRDNEGRLKGYGHVTFATAEAALKALELDKTELLRRCIGVQIARGKGERTWNRSNSFQKHERFQPMKDTEHSEDCKEEIEKKARESPHESPKTLATLKEQNAAPKTIFVGNLSHEVEQADVENLFKECGGIAYLHPHTDHEGRPKGFVHIEFSTAEAAQKALELNHTELFGRTITVELAREKSHSYSRSNWSNSFQKGERIQSLTVYVKGFDTSLEEEEIKASLEEHFGSCGEMTRITVPKFYDSGAFKGFAILEFKDVDSAKRALNLDQTEIGGHTLLVEKARPRRDGNGSKNGVGWGESSGGGWHSGGGWHSLFFS; this is translated from the exons ATGGAGGATGAATCTAATCCCACACTCCAT GTTGATACTACTGTATTTCCATTACcccaaaaag GCAGGAGGGACGATGGAGATGAGCAAGAGAATCAAGGAAGTCCAAAAAGGCAGAAGAGAGATGCGGTTGCTAAGGAGCTCAAGAATGGG ATGGACACAACATCAGATGCTCAAGAATGTGACTCAGAAAATGTTCAACATGATTCTTCTAGTTATAGTTCAGATGACAACAGCCATGATGACAATAACTCTGATTTTATTGACGAGCCACATATGACTACAAAT ATGGACACCACATCAGATGCTCAAGAATGTGACTCAGAAAATGTTCAAAATGATTCTTCTAGAGATAGTTCAGATGACAACAACCATGATGACAATAACTCTGATTTTATTGATGAGCCACATATGGCTACAAAT CCTGTGAAAAGTTCAGAGAACAGTGAGGAAGAAATTGAGGAAAATGCCTCTAAAACTCCACAAGTAAAT CCTGAAATGCTAACTACTTTGAAAGAACGAAGTGTTGGATCAAAGACAATATATACTAAAAACTTATCATATAGTGTGGAACGTGCTGATct ggaAGAACTTTTCAAAGATTGTGGAGAAATTGTTGATATTCGTCTACATCTGGATGAGGAAGGGAGGTTTAGAGGCTTTGGTCATGTTGAGTTTGCGACAGAAGAAGCAGTGCTAAAA GCACTTAAGTTAAATAATACAGAATTGTTGAGATGTCGCATGAGAATTGGTGTAGCTCGAGAAAGGCGAAAATATACTCCCAACAGAAG cAACAGATATCAAGGTACTGAAGGGAGATGTTCAAAGATTTCAGAAGATTGTGAGCAAGAAACTGAGGAAAAAGACTCCAACGCTGTTCAGACAATT CCAAAAGTTCAAGCTACTTGGAAAGAACAAAAAGCTACATCGAAGACAATATGTGCTAGAAATTTGTCTTATAGTGTGGAAAGGGAAGATat GGAAATTCTTTTCAAAGAGTGTGGAGAAATTGTTGATATTCGTCTACAAAGAGATCGTGAAGGGAGGTCTAGAGGCTTTGGGCATGTTCAGTTTGCAACTACAGAAGCTGCACAAAAG GCTCTTGAGTTGGATAATACAAAATGGTTTGGACGATGCATTGGTGTTGGTATAGCTCAGGAAAAGAATGAATATGCCCCCAATAGGAG TTTTAGCAACTGGAGCAATTCATTCAATAAGTCCGAAAGAATCGAGCCCATCAAAAGGATATGGAGTTCAGAGTCCCGTGAGGAAGATATTGAGGGGAAAGCCTTAAAAGATCCTTGGAAAAAT TCTAGATTGTTGGCTActatgaaagaagaaaatgctTCATCAATATATGTCAGAAACTTGTCATACAAAGCGGAACAGGCTGATGT AGAAAATTTTTTCAAAGAGTGTGGAGAAATCGTTGATGTTCGGCTACATAGAGATAATGAGGGGAGGTTAAAAGGCTATGGACATGTTACGTTTGCAACCGCAGAAGCTGCACTAAAA GCTCTTGAGTTGGATAAAACAGAGTTGTTGAGACGTTGCATTGGAGTTCAAATAGCTCGAGGAAAGGGTGAACGTACCTGGAATAGAAG CAACTCATTCCAAAAGCATGAAAGATTTCAGCCCATGAAGGATACAGAGCATTCAGAGGACTGTAAGgaagaaattgagaaaaaagcCCGCGAAAGTCCTCATGAAAGT CCTAAAACGCTAGCTACTCTAAAAGAACAAAATGCTGCACCAAAGACGATATTTGTTGGAAACTTGTCACATGAAGTGGAACAGGCTGATgt GGAAAATCTTTTCAAAGAATGTGGAGGAATTGCTTATCTTCATCCACATACAGATCATGAAGGGAGGCCTAAAGGCTTTGTACATATTGAGTTTTCAACGGCTGAAGCAGCACAAAAG GCTCTTGAGTTGAATCACACAGAATTGTTTGGACGTACCATCACAGTTGAATTAGCTCGAGAAAAAAGTCATAGCTACAGTAGAAG CAACTGGAGCAACTCATTCCAGAAGGGTGAAAGAATTCAATCTCTAACTGTATATGTCAAGGGATTTGATACTTCCCTCGAGGAAGAAgag ATCAAAGCTAGCCTGGAAGAGCATTTTGGTTCCTGTGGAGAGATGACGAGGATAACAGTTCCGAAATTTTATGATTCTGGTGCATTTAAGGG GTTTGCTATCCTAGAATTCAAGGATGTTGACAGTGCGAAGAGAGCTCTAAATCTTGATCAAACTGAGATCGGAGGTCATACCTTGTTAGTTGAGAAAGCAAGGCCTCGACGTGATGGAAATGGCTCTAAAAATGGTGTTGGTTGGGGAGAAAGCAGTGGTGGTGGATGGCATTCTGGTGGTGGCTGgcattctttatttttctcatgA